From a single Gavia stellata isolate bGavSte3 chromosome 15, bGavSte3.hap2, whole genome shotgun sequence genomic region:
- the LOC104254176 gene encoding arylamine N-acetyltransferase, pineal gland isozyme NAT-3, which produces MDIKEYFTRISYRGSYDKPDLATLTDILQHHIRAVPFENLSIHCGESIELDLEVTYNKIVRKKRGGWCMENNYLLSWVLKTLGYDVTLLGSKVYVPERDVYADEINHLLLKVVLDDKSYVVDGGFGMAYQMWQPMELISGRDQPQIPGVFRFLERSGVWYFEKVKRKQWVPNQSVSTSHNVDKEVCRPIYIFTLQPRDIEGFRACNTHLQTAPDSPFVTKSVCSLQTADGVRALVGWKLVEMKYNYKDNMDLVEIRILADEEIEKTLKEKFNITLDKKFVPMNTSRLSMF; this is translated from the coding sequence ATGGACATCAAGGAGTATTTCACCAGGATTTCTTACCGGGGCTCCTACGATAAGCCGGACCTGGCTACCTTGACGGATATATTGCAGCACCACATCCGCGCAGTCCCTTTTGAAAACCTCAGCATCCACTGTGGGGAAAGCATTGAGCTGGACCTGGAAGTGACTTACAACAAGATAGTGAGGAAGAAACGCGGGGGCTGGTGCATGGAAAACAACTACCTTTTATCTTGGGTCCTGAAAACCCTCGGCTACGACGTCACACTTCTGGGATCAAAAGTTTATGTCCCAGAGCGCGACGTGTATGCAGATGAAATCAATCATCTGCTGCTAAAAGTGGTGCTTGACGACAAATCCTACGTCGTGGACGGGGGGTTTGGGATGGCCTACCAGATGTGGCAGCCAATGGAGCTGATTTCAGGGAGAGACCAGCCGCAGATTCCTGGGGTCTTCCGCTTCCTGGAGAGGAGCGGGGTCTGGTACTTCGAGAAGGTGAAAAGGAAGCAGTGGGTTCCCAACCAAAGCGTCTCCACTTCCCATAATGTGGACAAAGAAGTTTGCCGTCCGATTTATATCTTTACCCTTCAGCCACGAGACATCGAAGGGTTCAGAGCCTGCAACACCCACCTGCAGACAGCGCCGGACTCGCCGTTCGTGACGAAGTCTGTCTGCAGCCTGCAGACCGCCGACGGCGTCCGGGCTCTGGTGGGGTGGAAACTGGTCGAGATGAAGTACAATTATAAGGATAATATGGATCTGGTGGAAATCAGAATCCTTGCAGATgaagaaatagagaaaacactgaaagagaaattcaaTATAACACTAGACAAGAAATTTGTACCCATGAATACAAGTAGATTGTCTATGTTTTAA
- the LOC104254175 gene encoding LOW QUALITY PROTEIN: arylamine N-acetyltransferase, liver isozyme (The sequence of the model RefSeq protein was modified relative to this genomic sequence to represent the inferred CDS: inserted 2 bases in 1 codon; substituted 2 bases at 2 genomic stop codons), producing the protein MNCMTGLSTHMPIQINHINHQNINYCKRRNSLPSFHAWLEDNSVPARQXRQPGPLRAAVPSTTLPGXFWSKPGRKAXACWLRGKMNIQEYFARISYSESHKDADLQTLTVIFQHHIQAIPFENLSMHCGETIKLDLQSTYNKIVRQKRGGWCLESNHLLFWALQELGYDICILGGNSYEPAERTYTAEINHILLKVVIKGNSYIVDAGFGGAYQAWEPLMLISGKDQPQIPGIFRFMEDNGTWYFEKVKRKHYIPEQSVPFTDTPELGNIRKIYTFTLEPRHINDFQELNTYLQVSPDNILRKKSICSLQTTEGLYALVGWTFTEMKYNYMEDMDLVQVTTLTDEEVEKTLKDKFNIVLENKLVPVNVRGLPPNLVDVI; encoded by the exons ATGAATTGCATGACAGGGCTTTCTACGCATATGCCAATACAAATAAACCATATAAACCATCAGAATATAAATTATTGTAAAAGAAGAAACTCTCTCCCCTCTTTTCATGCTTGGCTGGAGGATAACAGTGTCCCTGCCAGGCAGTAAAGGCAGCCTGGACCTTTAAGAGCAGCAGTTCCCAGTACAACCCTTCCTGG ATTTTGGAGCAAACCAGGGCGGAAAGCCTGAGCTTGCTGGCTGAGAG GCAAAATGAACATTCAAGAGTACTTCGCAAGAATTTCTTACAGTGAGTCCCATAAGGATGCAGACTTGCAAACCTTAACAGTCATCTTCCAGCATCACATCCAGGCAATTCCTTTCGAAAACCTCAGCATGCATTGTGGGGAGACCATCAAACTGGATTTACAATCTACTTACAATAAGATTGTGAGACAGAAACGTGGTGGATGGTGCCTGGAAAGCAACCACCTTCTATTTTGGGCCTTGCAAGAATTAGGGTATGACATCTGTATTCTTGGAGGAAATAGTTATGAACCAGCAGAGAGGACATACACTGCTGAGATAAATCATATCCTACTGAAGGTGGTGATCAAGGGAAATTCCTATATAGTTGATGCTGGTTTTGGTGGTGCCTACCAGGCGTGGGAGCCATTGATGCTGATTTCTGGGAAGGATCAACCCCAGATCCCCGGCATCTTCCGCTTCATGGAAGACAACGGCACCTGGTACTTCGAGAAAGTCAAAAGGAAGCATTATATTCCTGAGCAAAGTGTCCCTTTCACTGATACTCCAGAACTGGGGAATatcagaaaaatatatacattcaCTCTTGAGCCACGACACATAAATGACTTCCAGGAGCTAAACACATACCTACAAGTGTCTCCAGATAACATACTTCGGAAGAAGTCCATCTGCAGTCTCCAGACCACTGAAGGGCTTTATGCCTTAGTTGGATGGACCTTCACTGAGATGAAGTATAACTACATGGAGGACATGGACCTGGTGCAGGTCACAACTCTTACAGATGAAGAGGTTGAGAAGACACTGAAAGATAAATTCAATATTGTGCTGGAGAACAAACTCGTACCAGTAAACGTTCGTGGCTTGCCACCTAATTTAGTGGATGTGATCTAA